In Clostridium sp. JN-1, one genomic interval encodes:
- the argF gene encoding ornithine carbamoyltransferase, translated as MFNLKNRNFLTLLDYTQKEIEFLIKLAKQLKIAKYTGSEKKNLKGKNIILLFEKDSTRTRCSFEVAAMDQGANVTYIGPKGGSQMGKKESIKDTARVLGRMYDAIEYRGYGQNIIETLAKYSGVPVWNGLTNEDHPTQVLADFLTIKEHFNKNLNRVKLTYVGDGRNNTANSLMIGASKMGMDFRIAAPRLLFPDKELVKKCNDIAQESGAKITITHDIKQAVKDADVIYTDVWLSMGEPESEWGERINLLKPYQVNMDMLKASCNPGVKFFHCLPSFHDLDTEVGQKIYEKYGLECMEVTNEVFESKYSLVFDEAENRMHTIKAVMAATLA; from the coding sequence ATGTTTAATTTAAAGAATAGAAATTTTTTAACATTGTTAGATTATACACAAAAAGAAATAGAGTTTTTAATTAAGTTAGCTAAACAACTAAAAATTGCAAAGTATACAGGATCAGAAAAGAAGAATTTAAAGGGAAAAAATATTATATTATTATTTGAAAAAGATTCTACAAGAACAAGATGTTCATTTGAAGTTGCTGCAATGGATCAAGGTGCAAATGTTACATATATAGGACCAAAAGGCGGCAGCCAGATGGGCAAAAAAGAATCAATAAAAGATACTGCCAGGGTTCTTGGAAGAATGTATGATGCCATAGAGTACAGGGGATATGGGCAAAATATTATAGAAACTCTTGCAAAATATTCTGGAGTACCTGTTTGGAATGGATTAACTAATGAGGATCATCCAACTCAAGTGCTGGCAGATTTTCTTACGATAAAAGAACATTTCAATAAAAATTTAAATAGAGTAAAGTTAACATATGTTGGCGATGGTAGAAATAATACAGCTAATTCACTTATGATAGGTGCTTCTAAAATGGGCATGGATTTTAGAATAGCAGCACCTAGGCTGTTATTCCCAGATAAGGAGTTAGTTAAGAAGTGTAATGATATTGCCCAGGAAAGTGGTGCCAAGATAACTATAACTCATGACATAAAACAAGCAGTAAAAGATGCAGATGTAATTTATACAGATGTATGGCTTTCTATGGGAGAACCAGAAAGTGAATGGGGGGAGAGAATTAATCTCTTAAAACCATATCAAGTAAACATGGATATGCTAAAAGCATCATGTAATCCAGGTGTTAAGTTCTTTCACTGCTTACCATCTTTTCATGATTTAGATACTGAAGTGGGGCAAAAAATATATGAAAAGTATGGTCTTGAATGTATGGAGGTAACTAACGAGGTATTTGAAAGTAAATATTCACTAGTATTTGATGAGGCTGAAAATAGAATGCATACTATAAAAGCTGTTATGGCAGCGACATTAGCATAA
- a CDS encoding flagellar motor protein: protein MDISVIIFIIVGFGSIISGFLLEKGQLSALFLLAPAVIVFGGTFGAVGLTFPGEILKRLPGIIKVAINPKKIDLPGLIAYFKDVSYKTRKNGLLSLEGEISSDPNLDPFIKKGLQLVVDGVDPQAVRSILELELEYTSERHREGASIFEQAGGYSPTLGIIGTVMGLIHILADLSDPATLGPKIASGFIATLYGLSFANLFSLPIATRLKVIDGKEYNEKSLIIEAILYVQEGINPNTIAEKLKGFLSKAEVAKFEGMDGKAEV from the coding sequence GTGGATATATCTGTTATTATTTTTATCATAGTAGGTTTTGGATCTATTATATCTGGATTTTTATTGGAAAAAGGACAATTAAGTGCTCTTTTTTTACTTGCACCAGCAGTAATAGTCTTTGGTGGAACATTTGGTGCAGTTGGACTTACTTTTCCTGGAGAAATTTTAAAAAGGCTGCCGGGTATAATAAAAGTAGCTATAAACCCTAAAAAGATTGATTTGCCAGGACTTATAGCATACTTCAAAGATGTGTCTTATAAAACTAGAAAAAATGGTTTATTGAGTCTTGAGGGAGAAATATCTAGTGATCCTAACTTGGATCCTTTTATAAAGAAAGGACTTCAATTAGTAGTTGATGGAGTAGATCCACAAGCAGTTAGAAGTATTTTGGAATTAGAATTAGAATATACATCGGAAAGGCATAGAGAAGGAGCTTCTATTTTTGAACAAGCTGGTGGATATTCACCGACACTTGGAATTATAGGTACGGTAATGGGACTAATTCATATCTTAGCTGACTTGTCAGATCCGGCTACTTTGGGCCCAAAAATAGCATCAGGCTTTATAGCAACACTTTATGGACTTTCTTTTGCTAACCTCTTCTCTTTGCCAATAGCTACTAGATTGAAAGTTATAGATGGAAAGGAATATAATGAAAAATCCCTTATAATTGAAGCTATATTGTATGTACAAGAGGGTATAAACCCCAATACTATAGCAGAAAAGTTGAAGGGGTTCTTAAGCAAAGCTGAAGTCGCTAAATTTGAAGGAATGGATGGTAAAGCAGAAGTATGA
- a CDS encoding DUF1836 domain-containing protein, translating to MKHGHFNMEYLDKLAKQISENTIVPYEDLPRYDLFLSQVIDYLNDKFSDEKYTNNIVQNYIKNEVISKPEDSKKRGYTKLHLVQLVLLSYMRPVLTTDEIKKVFKLAFNEINNNEDDIITWEQTYKIFSDIQKNSFEKFISKKYFDEEKLKTIIKGMNLKDEEQERIFIFLIVVTLICEASAIKKLVQNIVDNYEEN from the coding sequence ATGAAACATGGTCACTTTAACATGGAATACCTAGATAAATTAGCTAAACAAATATCTGAAAATACAATAGTTCCGTATGAGGACTTACCGAGGTATGATTTATTTTTATCTCAGGTAATAGATTATTTGAATGACAAATTTTCTGATGAAAAGTATACTAATAATATAGTTCAAAATTATATAAAAAATGAGGTAATTTCTAAACCAGAAGATAGTAAAAAAAGAGGATATACAAAATTACATTTAGTGCAATTAGTGCTTTTAAGTTATATGAGACCAGTTTTAACTACTGATGAAATAAAGAAAGTTTTCAAACTAGCATTTAATGAAATAAATAATAATGAAGATGATATAATAACTTGGGAACAAACCTACAAAATCTTTTCGGATATACAAAAAAATAGTTTTGAGAAATTCATTTCGAAAAAGTATTTTGATGAAGAAAAGTTGAAAACTATAATAAAGGGTATGAATTTAAAAGATGAAGAACAGGAGAGAATATTTATATTCCTTATTGTTGTAACATTGATTTGTGAAGCTAGTGCGATAAAAAAGCTGGTTCAGAATATAGTTGATAATTATGAAGAAAATTAA
- a CDS encoding flagellar motor protein MotB, which yields MKKKKREEGGNNSGRWLLSYSDFMTLLMILFVVMYAMSSVDQSKFSQLSQSLNLAMGGGKSIVAKEDGVDINQNSKPVDTNIEQSEQAKMQDLKKQVDKYLKENNMGSNVSTQLDQRGLIVSLNNTLVFDTGKADVKPEIQSELIDIAKILNQIKNNIRIEGHTDTVPINNSQFSSNWQLSCARAANVTQFLIDKAGIPPNKLSAIGYGQYRPVSDNSTEEGKAKNRRVDIIIENSEFNKIDNNVKNNSSNNSQTNPSTNSNSGNK from the coding sequence ATGAAGAAGAAAAAACGAGAAGAAGGGGGTAACAATTCCGGAAGATGGCTTCTTAGTTATTCAGACTTTATGACTTTGCTTATGATACTTTTCGTTGTGATGTATGCTATGAGCAGTGTGGACCAATCTAAGTTCTCACAATTGTCTCAATCATTAAATTTGGCTATGGGTGGAGGAAAATCTATAGTTGCAAAAGAAGACGGCGTAGATATAAACCAAAATAGTAAACCTGTTGATACTAACATAGAACAAAGTGAGCAAGCTAAAATGCAAGACTTAAAAAAACAAGTTGATAAGTATTTAAAAGAAAATAATATGGGCAGTAATGTGTCTACTCAGTTAGATCAAAGGGGACTTATAGTAAGTTTAAATAATACACTAGTTTTTGATACAGGAAAGGCTGATGTAAAGCCGGAAATTCAAAGTGAGCTTATAGATATAGCTAAAATATTAAATCAAATTAAGAATAATATTAGAATAGAAGGTCATACAGATACAGTGCCTATAAATAATAGCCAGTTTTCTTCAAATTGGCAGCTGTCATGTGCTAGGGCAGCTAATGTAACACAATTTTTAATAGATAAGGCAGGTATACCTCCAAATAAGCTTTCGGCAATTGGATATGGTCAGTATAGACCTGTAAGTGATAATTCCACTGAGGAAGGTAAGGCTAAAAATAGAAGGGTTGACATAATCATAGAAAATAGTGAATTTAATAAGATAGATAATAATGTGAAGAATAATTCAAGTAATAATTCGCAGACTAATCCTAGTACAAATTCAAATAGCGGAAATAAGTAA
- a CDS encoding DUF1292 domain-containing protein, whose translation MSKAKEFLENEKNIYGKVYVDINYAIDNVSPFLENNILKQRKYVSKLPILKKYINSIESAENELKNGGFLGRFKEDKIIDLIKDFKGENSESLLQLKKCSECKCLNCSANCKFDSCLGCKDNSKIIECDHRKMNVTKPDMLLIDLTNNRTGENDKYLVLAVLQDVELDKRYIIIQNCTSKEKFILYYYPGISGDDYGEISNPDEFDFIVSTFQSIEEI comes from the coding sequence ATGAGTAAAGCTAAAGAATTTTTAGAAAATGAAAAAAACATATACGGCAAGGTTTACGTCGACATAAATTATGCTATTGATAATGTTTCTCCATTTTTAGAAAACAATATATTAAAGCAGAGAAAATATGTATCAAAGCTGCCTATATTAAAAAAGTATATAAATTCAATAGAAAGTGCAGAAAACGAACTAAAAAATGGCGGTTTTTTAGGGAGATTTAAAGAAGATAAAATTATTGACTTAATTAAAGACTTTAAAGGAGAAAATTCTGAATCATTACTTCAGCTCAAAAAATGTAGTGAATGTAAATGCTTAAATTGCAGTGCTAATTGTAAGTTTGATAGCTGCCTTGGATGTAAGGATAACTCCAAAATTATTGAGTGTGACCATAGAAAAATGAATGTCACAAAGCCAGATATGCTTTTAATTGATTTAACTAATAATAGAACAGGAGAAAATGATAAATATCTAGTTCTAGCCGTACTTCAAGATGTTGAACTTGATAAAAGGTATATAATAATTCAAAACTGTACTAGCAAAGAAAAATTTATACTATACTACTATCCTGGAATATCTGGAGACGATTATGGTGAAATTTCAAATCCAGATGAATTTGACTTTATAGTTTCAACTTTTCAAAGTATAGAAGAAATTTAA
- a CDS encoding PspA/IM30 family protein, with product MGVFKRISNIFNAKANFALDNVENPIELLDQKVRDMEESLNKAKLSSAQILGNVHEIQRKMDEVKLTSKDFDEKVKIALNSNREDLAKRALAKKIEADKSYESLKKSYDDASKKAEVLKTKLKDLDEEIEKTRNYRDEASARYNNAEASKKVNEILANVETKGNKINLDDIERKIQRKESLAEGLADLKEDNSLDKEFEKLQEVNIDEELKKYKQS from the coding sequence ATGGGAGTTTTTAAAAGAATATCTAACATATTTAACGCAAAAGCTAATTTTGCACTAGATAACGTTGAAAATCCTATTGAACTTTTAGATCAGAAAGTAAGAGATATGGAGGAAAGTTTAAATAAAGCTAAACTTTCTTCCGCACAAATTTTAGGTAATGTTCATGAGATTCAGAGGAAAATGGATGAAGTAAAGCTAACCTCAAAAGATTTTGACGAAAAAGTTAAAATTGCATTGAATAGTAACAGGGAGGATCTTGCTAAAAGAGCCCTCGCAAAAAAAATAGAAGCTGATAAATCCTATGAAAGTTTAAAAAAGAGTTATGATGACGCTTCAAAAAAAGCAGAAGTTTTAAAGACAAAATTGAAAGACTTAGACGAAGAAATTGAAAAAACAAGAAATTATAGAGACGAAGCATCAGCTAGATATAATAATGCAGAAGCAAGTAAAAAAGTAAATGAAATTTTAGCTAATGTTGAAACTAAAGGCAATAAAATAAATTTAGATGATATAGAAAGAAAGATCCAAAGAAAAGAATCTCTAGCAGAAGGACTTGCCGATCTTAAAGAAGATAACTCACTTGACAAAGAGTTTGAAAAACTTCAAGAAGTTAATATAGATGAAGAATTAAAGAAATATAAGCAAAGTTAG
- a CDS encoding heavy-metal-associated domain-containing protein — MKSVLKVCNINTVNDVVKIKTAISNNSGVVACQINREKGEVSVVYDDYFIDNELLIQSIEDLGYAVF; from the coding sequence ATGAAATCTGTACTAAAAGTTTGTAATATTAATACAGTTAATGATGTAGTTAAGATAAAAACAGCAATTTCAAATAATTCCGGAGTAGTGGCTTGCCAGATAAATAGGGAAAAAGGAGAAGTAAGTGTGGTCTATGATGACTACTTTATTGACAATGAACTTTTAATACAATCAATTGAAGATTTGGGATATGCAGTATTTTAA
- a CDS encoding tRNA1(Val) (adenine(37)-N6)-methyltransferase — protein MQKQIINYDETLDDLQLNNIFIIQKKHAFRFGVDAVLLANFVKSKNNAKVIDLCSGTGIIPFILSAKTKVSSITGIEIQSEMVDMANRSVLFNKLQNKIRFVNQDLKNMDFIKSLDKVDIVTVNPPYKLRGSGIINADDKNAIARHEICCTLDDVIKASKDLLTHNGKLYMIHRPDRLVDIMCTMRKYKIEPKFITMVHPNIKKAPNMVLIEGQNNGGTFLKWGEPIYIHNLDGSYTEQIDGIYERNLK, from the coding sequence GTGCAAAAGCAAATTATAAATTATGATGAAACTTTAGATGATCTGCAACTCAATAATATTTTTATTATACAAAAAAAGCATGCTTTTAGGTTTGGAGTTGATGCAGTTTTATTAGCCAATTTTGTAAAAAGTAAAAACAATGCCAAAGTCATAGACTTATGCAGTGGAACTGGAATAATTCCATTTATCTTATCTGCAAAGACTAAAGTTTCAAGTATAACAGGAATTGAAATACAAAGCGAAATGGTTGATATGGCAAATAGGTCTGTTTTATTTAATAAACTTCAGAATAAAATAAGGTTCGTAAATCAAGACTTAAAGAATATGGATTTTATTAAAAGTTTGGATAAAGTTGATATAGTTACTGTAAATCCACCATATAAATTAAGAGGATCAGGCATTATAAATGCTGATGATAAAAATGCCATAGCTAGACATGAAATATGCTGTACTTTAGATGATGTAATTAAAGCGAGCAAAGACCTTTTAACTCATAATGGAAAGCTATATATGATACATAGACCTGATAGATTAGTAGATATTATGTGTACTATGAGAAAGTATAAAATTGAACCTAAGTTTATAACTATGGTACATCCTAATATAAAAAAAGCACCGAATATGGTTTTAATAGAAGGACAAAACAATGGGGGAACCTTTTTAAAGTGGGGTGAACCAATCTATATACATAATTTAGATGGAAGTTATACTGAACAAATTGACGGGATATATGAAAGAAACTTAAAGTGA
- a CDS encoding AbrB/MazE/SpoVT family DNA-binding domain-containing protein, producing the protein MKSTGVVRRVDELGRIVIPIELRRTLDIAEKDALEIYVDGEQIILKKYEPACIFCGDARDVVNYKGKNICKSCLAELKNGK; encoded by the coding sequence ATGAAATCAACTGGTGTTGTAAGAAGAGTAGATGAATTGGGGAGAATTGTTATTCCTATTGAGTTAAGAAGAACTTTGGACATAGCTGAAAAGGATGCATTAGAAATTTATGTAGATGGTGAACAAATTATACTTAAAAAATATGAACCTGCTTGTATATTCTGCGGAGATGCAAGAGATGTTGTTAACTACAAAGGTAAAAATATTTGCAAGAGCTGTCTAGCTGAGTTAAAAAACGGAAAATAA
- a CDS encoding 4Fe-4S binding protein has product MAYKISDACVSCGACASECPVSAISQGDTQFVIDAGTCIDCGNCANVCPVGAPAQE; this is encoded by the coding sequence ATGGCATATAAAATTTCAGATGCCTGTGTAAGCTGTGGAGCATGTGCTTCAGAGTGTCCAGTAAGTGCTATAAGTCAAGGAGATACTCAATTTGTAATAGATGCAGGTACATGCATTGACTGTGGTAACTGTGCTAATGTTTGCCCAGTAGGAGCACCAGCTCAAGAGTAG
- the rsmI gene encoding 16S rRNA (cytidine(1402)-2'-O)-methyltransferase codes for MNGKLYLVPTPIGNLQDITLRALDTLKSVDIIAAEDTRQTLKLLNHFNIKKSLISYHKYNEQEKGDYIIKKLKEGISIAIVSDAGTPGISDPGSVIVSKCIQENIEFEVLTGATAITTALVYSGMDTTKFIFRGFLPRDNKARNSIMESLKNRMETLIFYEAPHRLMSTLQFLKENLGNRNIAVCRELTKIHEEVLRMRLKEAIEYFEDKNIKGEFVLVVEGKSEEEINQDQKKLWEKFSIDEHIKMYIEKGLSKKDAVKKVAKDRKIPKSEVYKYSIEI; via the coding sequence ATGAATGGAAAGCTGTACTTAGTACCTACGCCTATAGGAAACTTGCAGGATATAACCCTAAGAGCATTAGATACTTTAAAAAGTGTGGATATAATAGCAGCAGAAGATACGAGACAGACTTTAAAGCTTTTAAACCATTTTAATATAAAAAAGTCCTTGATTTCATATCATAAGTACAATGAACAGGAAAAAGGAGATTACATAATAAAAAAGTTAAAAGAAGGAATAAGCATAGCAATTGTAAGTGATGCTGGAACTCCTGGGATATCTGATCCTGGAAGCGTTATTGTATCAAAGTGTATACAGGAAAATATAGAATTTGAAGTTTTAACTGGTGCGACAGCAATAACTACGGCTTTGGTATACTCCGGAATGGATACTACTAAATTTATATTTAGAGGATTTCTACCGAGGGACAATAAAGCAAGAAATAGTATAATGGAATCTCTCAAAAATCGAATGGAAACCTTAATATTTTATGAAGCTCCACATAGGCTTATGAGTACATTACAATTTTTAAAAGAAAACCTGGGAAATAGAAATATAGCTGTATGTAGAGAACTTACTAAGATTCATGAGGAAGTTTTAAGGATGAGATTGAAAGAAGCTATAGAATACTTTGAAGACAAAAATATAAAGGGAGAATTTGTACTTGTAGTTGAAGGTAAAAGTGAAGAAGAGATAAATCAAGATCAAAAAAAGTTATGGGAAAAGTTTAGCATAGATGAACACATAAAAATGTATATTGAAAAAGGATTAAGTAAAAAAGATGCTGTAAAGAAAGTTGCCAAAGATAGAAAAATACCAAAATCTGAGGTATATAAATACTCAATTGAAATATAG
- a CDS encoding NlpC/P60 family protein — MNRRTLSVALALTLALGIGGNVLAAPAGDSVSLKQVQDQRQDLEVKAEQLDNQITQTMNQIQDDKNKIAQTANDIKQTQVDLDKAQNDIKNQQELFNQRARAMYINGADSYLGVILDSENLSDFMTRVDNVKKIVGYDKQVIDNLNSKKDSIEKKKQSLCDENNKLIALKADNEKKLAQLNSDKSKETQLLTSLKQKETELAPQEKPIIASAANGIEQIKNSESSSTSKGGSSSASASSSLSRGGSSSSASSNAVVAYASNFLGTPYQWGGNGPDSFDCSGFTCYVFAHFGISLPRIASDQQNVGTAVSSSDLQPGDLVFFGSPAHHVGIYVGNGCYIHAPKTGDVVKISPLNRSDYSGARRVL; from the coding sequence ATGAACAGGAGAACATTATCTGTAGCTTTGGCTTTGACCTTAGCATTAGGAATTGGTGGGAATGTCTTAGCAGCTCCTGCTGGCGATTCTGTATCATTAAAACAGGTTCAGGATCAAAGACAAGACTTAGAAGTAAAAGCAGAACAATTGGACAACCAAATAACTCAAACTATGAATCAAATACAGGATGACAAAAATAAAATTGCCCAAACAGCAAATGACATAAAACAAACACAAGTCGACTTAGATAAGGCACAAAATGACATAAAAAATCAACAAGAATTATTTAATCAAAGAGCGAGAGCTATGTACATAAATGGTGCCGATAGTTATTTAGGCGTAATATTAGACTCTGAAAATTTAAGCGATTTTATGACAAGAGTTGATAATGTAAAGAAGATAGTTGGATATGATAAACAGGTAATTGACAACTTAAATAGTAAAAAAGATAGTATAGAAAAGAAAAAGCAGTCGCTGTGCGATGAAAATAATAAGCTAATAGCTCTAAAAGCTGATAATGAGAAGAAGCTTGCACAACTAAATAGTGATAAATCAAAGGAAACTCAATTATTGACAAGCCTTAAGCAAAAAGAGACAGAACTTGCTCCGCAGGAAAAGCCTATAATAGCTTCCGCAGCTAATGGAATTGAGCAAATAAAAAATTCTGAATCATCTTCAACTTCAAAAGGAGGGTCAAGCAGTGCATCTGCATCATCTTCACTTTCAAGAGGAGGGTCAAGCAGTAGTGCATCATCTAATGCTGTAGTTGCATATGCATCTAATTTCTTAGGAACCCCTTATCAGTGGGGCGGCAATGGACCAGATTCATTTGATTGTTCAGGATTTACTTGCTATGTATTTGCACATTTTGGTATTAGCTTACCAAGAATAGCATCAGATCAACAAAATGTAGGAACAGCAGTATCAAGCAGTGATCTGCAGCCTGGCGATTTGGTATTCTTCGGATCCCCAGCACATCATGTAGGAATTTATGTGGGTAATGGGTGCTATATACATGCGCCAAAAACGGGTGATGTAGTAAAAATATCACCATTAAATCGATCAGATTATAGTGGAGCTAGAAGAGTTCTATAG
- the ispF gene encoding 2-C-methyl-D-erythritol 2,4-cyclodiphosphate synthase, whose amino-acid sequence MKIGIGYDVHKLDKNRPLILGGIHIPHSKGLLGHSDADVLIHAIIDSLLGALALGDIGKLFPDTDKSYENISSLLLLKKTYEIIKQQNYKIGNIDSTIIAQNPKLNPFIDKMKDNISNILNITKQDISIKATTEEGLGFTGREEGISAQSVCLLYKNTDDNL is encoded by the coding sequence ATGAAAATAGGAATCGGGTATGATGTACATAAACTTGATAAAAATAGACCACTTATACTAGGAGGAATTCATATACCACACTCAAAAGGGCTTCTAGGACATTCAGATGCAGATGTTTTAATACATGCTATAATAGACAGTCTTTTAGGTGCACTTGCCCTTGGAGATATTGGTAAACTCTTTCCAGACACAGACAAATCATATGAAAATATATCAAGTTTATTATTATTAAAAAAAACATATGAGATTATTAAACAACAAAATTATAAGATAGGAAATATAGATTCAACTATAATCGCTCAAAATCCAAAGTTGAATCCATTTATAGATAAGATGAAAGATAACATATCAAATATATTAAACATAACAAAACAAGATATAAGTATAAAAGCAACCACAGAAGAAGGGTTGGGGTTTACTGGCCGCGAAGAAGGTATATCTGCTCAAAGTGTATGTCTTTTATACAAAAACACAGATGATAATTTATAA
- a CDS encoding HDIG domain-containing metalloprotein, whose protein sequence is MNDIIEFLKQIKDLNKRVGGDVYIVGGFIRDRLFNSKANIHDLDLVYSGDIEKFIGELNKLGYNFSTLKENKNTYRHKCIDLTIDISLINGDNIEDDLSKRDYTVNAICMKLIENKIIDPFKGRRAIKSRIIKQVNEHSLEDDPVRILRGIRMYINHGMHFNFDTEKKLINAACELKNCERQRVFDEFMKIIDCDTEGKAFEILDNYGVLKNMFPYIDELKTVGKCKYHIEDAFTHMNLTYQVFKDVLNKRISVEEFNVNEMYENLGEFNLKDYIGIACFLHDIGKFKCYKKEGDKVSFSGHEIEGANIVKSICEDMSFPKEAAVFLENIVEAHMIPLGIFKMNSEKQKQALKDFFNKYNRYVPYILIVSFCDNYATNMLTIHNDEKLSFKQFIQNLLLEYKRYCKKI, encoded by the coding sequence ATGAATGATATAATTGAATTTTTAAAACAGATAAAAGACTTAAATAAGAGAGTTGGAGGGGATGTTTATATAGTAGGTGGATTTATTAGGGATAGGCTCTTTAATTCAAAAGCAAATATTCACGATTTGGATTTAGTTTATAGTGGAGATATAGAAAAGTTTATAGGTGAATTAAATAAATTAGGATATAATTTTTCGACTTTAAAAGAAAACAAGAATACATATAGGCACAAGTGCATTGATTTAACAATAGATATATCATTAATTAATGGAGATAATATTGAAGATGATTTGAGTAAGAGAGATTATACTGTTAATGCCATATGTATGAAACTTATTGAAAATAAAATAATAGATCCATTTAAAGGTAGAAGAGCTATAAAATCAAGAATAATCAAGCAAGTTAATGAACATAGTTTAGAAGATGATCCTGTTAGAATTTTGAGAGGCATAAGGATGTATATAAATCATGGTATGCATTTTAATTTTGACACAGAAAAAAAGTTGATTAATGCTGCTTGTGAATTAAAGAATTGTGAGAGACAAAGGGTCTTTGATGAATTCATGAAGATAATAGACTGTGATACAGAGGGGAAGGCATTTGAAATACTAGACAATTACGGTGTACTTAAAAATATGTTCCCATATATAGACGAGTTAAAAACTGTAGGAAAATGTAAGTATCATATTGAAGATGCATTTACACATATGAATTTGACATATCAAGTATTTAAAGATGTATTAAATAAGAGAATAAGTGTTGAGGAATTTAATGTAAATGAAATGTATGAAAATCTAGGTGAATTTAACTTGAAAGACTATATTGGAATTGCATGCTTTCTACATGATATAGGAAAATTTAAATGTTATAAAAAAGAAGGAGATAAAGTAAGTTTCTCTGGACATGAAATTGAAGGCGCAAATATAGTTAAAAGTATATGCGAAGACATGTCATTCCCTAAAGAAGCAGCAGTGTTTTTAGAAAATATTGTAGAAGCACATATGATTCCACTTGGTATCTTTAAAATGAATTCTGAAAAGCAGAAACAAGCATTAAAAGATTTCTTTAATAAGTATAATAGATATGTACCATATATACTTATAGTATCATTTTGTGATAACTATGCTACAAACATGCTAACTATTCATAATGATGAAAAGCTTAGCTTTAAGCAATTTATACAAAACCTGTTGTTAGAGTATAAAAGATACTGTAAGAAGATTTAA